TTCCGCCGGCTTCGTGGAGTCCCACACGAACTCGTACACGTACGTGCTTGGTGCGGCGAACTCGTGGTGGTACTGCACCCACTTCTCGGCTCGCTCTCCCGGCAACTCGTCGACCCGTGGCTCGGCAGTGTCCCGATCCATACGTGTACCCACCAGCAGCGGGATGTTAAATCTGCCCGGTTCGTTTCGGATCGGGAAAATATTGCGAGGCCGGCGTGATGGCGTCCGTTCGAAACGCTGTGTCGGTTTCAGAACGCGTAAATTACGACCGTTCCGACCCCGGCGACCAGGATGGTGACGCCGCTCCAGAGCGCGACCCGCCGGGCGAACGCCCAGGGACCACCGGTCGCGAGCGCCGCCTTGACGACGATGCTCGCAGCCGTCGCAAGCAGGATCGCGACGACCGTCTCGGTCGTGGTGATCGTTCCTCCACGGAACAAAAGCACCGCCGACGTGGTCACGCCCGCCGAGGAGACAAGCCCCGAAATCAGCGCGCTCGCATACAGCCCGCTGGTGCCGAACTGCGCTTCCGCGACCGACGAACCGGCGAGGATAAACAGGAACACCGAGCCGAACGCCAGCGCGTTCTTCAGGGAGAACGGGCTCTCGAGTTCCATCTCGACCTCGGCCGACCAGTCGGCGACGACGTACGCGACGAGGACGCTCCCGACGACGATGATCCCCAGCGGAACGACCGCGTCAATCAAAAGCGGGCCGGCAGCCCCGAAGGTAAACACCAGCGCGAGCGCCAGGTTGCGCAGCGCCATCGCCGCGTTGGCCAGTAACACGCCCGCGACTCCGTACTGGATCCCCTCCGGCTGCTGGCGGACGTGATCCAGCATCGCGCCGACGACCGCCGCCGACGAGGCGAGTCCGCCGAAGAAACCGGTGACGGCGATCCCCCGGCCGCCGTACGACCGTACGAGCGCGTAGTTTACGATCCCGATCCCCGCCACCGAAACGACGAGCAGCCAGGCGATCCGCGGCTCCAGGGGAACGCCCAGGAACTCCATCTGTCCCGGCGGCAACAGTGGATAGATCACGAACGCGAGGATTGCAAACTCGGTCGTCGAGCGGAGCTCTCGACGGGAGAGGTTCCCGGCCAGCCCGTGGAGTTCACGCTTGAGCACAAGCAACGCCGAGGACACTACGGCGACGGTGATCCCCTCGATAATGAATCCGAGCGTGACGAGGATGCCGACCCCGTACGCGACCATAAGGGATACGGCCGTCGTAAGCGCCAGCGGGTCCTCGCCGGTCGACTCGACGTTTGTGAGCCCCTCTATGGACAAAAGCGCCCCGACGACGATCACGAGGAGCCCGCCGACGACCGGAAGCAACACTCCGAGACCGCCGTCGACGGCGACGACGGTGAACACCGCTCCCAGAATCGCCGTCAAGGAGAACGTTCGGATGCCGGCTGCCTTGTCGGACCACTCCCGTTCGAGCCCGAGAAACAGTCCCAGCGCCGCCGCCAGCGCGATGCGAACCACGGGCTCCTCGAAGGGCACCCCGAAGAACACCTGGGCCGGCGTGGCGAGGACGCTCATCTCGGTTGGTTAGATGGACCCCGGGCACATATGTTGCACTATATAGGAATATATACTTCATCCGTCCTGGTCCGGGGCGAGGCAAGCGATGGCTGTCGGCAGTCTTTTGGGTTCCATGGGCGCCACATAGTGTATGTCACGGCTGGAGGAAGCGTCGACGTCGTCGGAATACGGCTGGCTCGCGTTCGGCCTCCTGCTTTTCGCCCTCGTCGGCTACGTTGTCGTCTCCTTCATCGGTGTCGTCGTTTTCGCTCTCTTCCTGTATTACGCGACGCGCCCGGTGTACCGCCGGATCGTCGCACGAACCGGTCACCCGAATCTCGCGGCCGCGCTGGCGCTCGTCGTGCTCGCGTTGCCCGCGATTCTCGTCGTCGGCTACGCGATCGCGATTGCGATCCGGGAGATACAGGAACTCACAGCGATTCCAGGCGTGGATCTCGATGCGTATCCCGAACTCGGTCGCTTCCTTGAAGAACTGGACGATCCCGGAGCGGTGGTGGATCGACTGGGACGGGAACTACTCGAGGGCGATCTGGCGGCGAGTCTACTGGAGTGGCTCACCTCGATCGCCGACACGGCCCTGGTGCTCGCGGTGGCGCTGATCCAGTTGTTCGTGATGGTGGTGCTGGCGTTTTACCTCCTCCGGGACGACCGAAAGCTGACCGCCTGGGTACTCGAGACGTTCGACGACGAAGAGCGGACGCTGCGAGCGTACCTCCTTGCGGTCGACTACGATCTCCGATCGATCTTCTTCGGGAACATCCTCAACGCCTTCATCACCGGTGCGATCGGGGCAATCGTCTTCTCGGTACTGAACGCGTTCGCGCCGGCCGGAGTGGCGATTCCCGCGGCGGCGCTTCTGGGACTGATCGCCGGCGTCGCCAGCCTAATCCCCGTCGTCGGGATGAAACTGGTGTACGTTCCAGTGGCTCTCTATCTCGGACTCCGATCGGTATTTATGGTCGGTACGGAGACACTGTGGTTCGTCGCTCTGTTTCTCGTCATCTCGTTCGTGTTCGTCGACAGTATTCCGGACCTGATCTTGCGACCGTACGTCTCCGGACGGAGTCTCCACGTCGGAGCGGTGATGCTGGCGTACACGCTCGGTCCACTGCTTTTCGGCTGGTACGGGCTGTTTCTGCTGCCGATACTGCTGGTGCTCGTCGTCCAGTTCGCGCGGATCGTCCTGCCGACGAAACTCGGCGAGGAGACCCCCGAACCGCCGCCCGTGGATCCGTACGTCGTCTCCGTCGCCGACGTCAGCCGAGAGATTTCCGGAGACACAATCGGAGACGCGGACGGAGACACGGACGGAGACGCGGCCGGAGACGCCGCCACGGAGACGCCTACTGACGACGACACCGCAAACCGAGAGACGGACGACGATCAGCCCGACGGCGAGACGAACGACGGAAAGAAGCGACCGGAAAAGTAGCCGAGCGCTCGACAGTCGAACTGACGATCGGATCGTTCGAAGCGTTTGAAGCGTTCGGGTCGTTTGGATCGGTCAGTCGATGTACTGCTCTTCCCACTCCTGACGCGCCTCGATCTCCCGGCGACCGCGGCGAGTCAGCGTGTAGTAGTTGGTCCGGCGATCGCGCTGGCCCTTCTCGACGAGACCTTTGTCGACGAGCGTGTCGAGGTTGGGATACAGCCGCCCGTGGTGGATCTCCTTTTCGTAGTAGTTTTCCAGTTCCTCTTTGATAGCGAGCCCGTGCGGTTCGTCGAGTCCCGCGATGACGTACAGCAGGTCTCGCTGAAAGCCTGTCAGATCGTACATCGGTTATATCCATCTGTAGATACAATATCGCATCTCAATAAAGTTGTCGGCTCGAATTTCAGTATGGCCAAGCAACTACGGGTAGAGGTGCGCTACTGGTGTGTTATCGAAATACGATTTCCTGTAAAACAGATGTACTATCGGTGGAAAGGTTGGTCACCCCAGAGTGAATCTCTCCGGGAGTATGAATTTATCTCCCCGCAGCTCCTCAATGCAGATATGCCCGAAGAAGTGATCTTCTCGACGGAACGACGCACCGAACGGTCCGAGATCGCAACGATGCTCCGGTCTGTTGCCGACAAACTCGACGCCGGCGAGCCGGTGACGCTTACGGCCGGCGATCAGTCGGTGACACTCGAGGTGCCACCGCGCCCCACATTCGAGGTCAAGGCGGAACGAGAAACCGGAAGCGGTCCGGCCGAGTTGAGCGTCGAGTTCGAACTCGAGTGGCCGGAAGGCGCTCCCGAGACGGACGAATCGCTCTCCATCGAGTGATCGGTTCGTCGAAAAGGTAGCAAGCCGCGAAAGATCGCGGCTGTGCCGCCCTAAATTGGTCCCCGCTGACGCTTCGGCCCTCCAAGCGAAGCGTCACCCGATTCTACCGATGGGATAGACTTAAAGATGTCGCCGGTGTTCGTCCGCCGGGAACCGGAATGACTTTTTTTTACCCGAGTGGCCCTCGATCGGAGGACGACTTCCGGTGTCGCCACGGGTGAGGTGACGTCGGACGTCGCGACTAGATGTACTCCTCCTCGAGAACCCAGCCCAGCGCTCTCTTGTAGTAGGTGAACATCTGTCTGACTCCTTCGTGGCGCATCTCCTCGCTTTCGAGTTGCTCTTCGAGGAACTCGTACTGCTCTCGGATTTCCTCTTCCTCGCGCATACGTCGAGTCAGGACGGGAGCCGGATCAAACTTCCCCGGCGTCTCCGTCCCACTCTCGGGTTCTCGTTATGTTCTCACGCGACAGGAAAAGGAAAACGTGTCTTAAGACGCGATACCATACCGAAGGGTATGAGTGGCGTTCCCTCGCTGACCCGCGAGGAAAGCTCTCCGGAGGTGGGAGAGGAACTGACGAAGATGGAAGACAGGCGCCTCCGGGTAGAGCTCGAGATAGAACGTGGCGGACCGTGCACCATGGACACCGTCGACGGCAACATCGTCGACGTCGACGTCAGATTCGACGAAGGAGACTGCCAGTGTGACATCGGCGTTCAGAAACGAACCGAAGACGGCGAACAGACGACGACCAAGTACTTCTCGAAAGACATCTGCGATCACTGTCCCGGAATCGTCTTCACCGACCACGGCTGCATCCCGCGGTACCTTCGGATCGGCGACGGGTCGTTCGTGATGGAGACGTACGTCCCGGACACCGAGACCGTCTCCTCGATCGTGAGCGACGTGCGCGAACGCTGCAAGCGGGTAACCGTCCGGTCGATCACCTCCACTGAACGCCTCGAATACCCTCAAACCTGCACGATCGACGTCTCGTCGCTGACTCGCAAGCAGCGCGAGGCGATCCACAGGGCCAAACAGGCCGGCTACTACGATCCGGACACGAAAGTGCCCCTCGAAGAACTGGCCACGGAAATCGGCATCTCCAAATCCGCGCTCTCCCAGCGACTGCAGCGCGCGGAGGCGAACGTCATCCGACAGTTGTCCTGCGAGTGCGACTGCTGGGAATGAAAGCGATGGGGTATTCGAACGGAAGGATCCGCCGGATAGGTTAAAACTTTCATTGGTCCAGAGTATCATCTATCGTCGCCCGAGCCGTTCGGACGACTATCGGAACCCGAAGGGGGCCGATCTTGGTGATGTCGCCGACGAAATCGGTGTGAGCAAGTCTGCCGTTTCCCAGCGGCTCAAAGCCCTCGAACGCAAGATGATGGTCGAGCTAATCGACTCGTGTGTCGAAGAATGCCGCAGTCGGCCAGCGTCGCCGCAAGGCGACGGTTGAAACCGTAGTTAAACGCGAGTGACGTTCGTCGCTCGCGGGCCCTTGGGGGCCTGTTCGATATCGAATTCGATCTCCTGTCCCTCCGTCAGATCTTCGCCGCCGACATCCTCCATGTGGAAGAATACGTCGTCGTCGGAGTCCTCAGTCGCGATGAAACCGTAACCGCCCGTGTCGTTGAAGAAATCAACCTTACCGTTTGCCATTGCAAATAGATGGAGGCCGGTGAGACGGATAAGGATTCCGTATTCGTTTTTAAAACAATATTTCTTTCAAACAGACATTCACTAAACTACGTATTTCGAGTTATATCTATCCACACGTCGGGTTCTCGGTTACAAACCCGCCTGTTTGGCCACTGAATGGGGGACGTCCCGTCGCTCCGCAACTTCCTCGTTTCGCTATCCAGTCAGCCGGACGGCGACTCAGCCAGTCGATTCGGATCGACCTCGTCGTACCGGACGACCGCGTCGAAATACTCCATCGGTAGTGCTTCGCCGGTCGTGACGCCGCGAGCGTCCCGGTCGGAGAACGTCTCCTCGATGAACAGCCGGGCGACGACGGCCTCCCGTGCGTCCGAATCCTCCGCGAGCGATCGCTGGGCACGCGACAACAACAGGACCGCAGTAAGCACGTCGTAGATGTACTCTGTCACTTCCTTCGCCTCGTGTTGTGCGTAGTCGCCGTCCCCTGACCCGAGTGCCACGAGCGCCTCCTGGAGCGCCCGAAACTCCTCGCGCACCGTCGTGGCCTGTTCCTCCAGGAGTGGATGCTCGACGTCGTCGAGATACCCCTCGACGAGCGGGATCAACGCCTCGTGGGCGCGTTCCGTCTCCATTGCCCGGAGGACGTCCAGCGAGAGGATGTTGGCCGTCCCCTCCCAGATTGGAAGCGCCTGGACGTCGCGATAGAGCCGGTGGGTCACGAACTCCCGGACGTAGCCGTTGCCACCCTGGATCTCCATCGCATAGGAGGCGGTGTCGACGGCCGCGCGGGTGGTCACGTGTTTCGACACCGGCACGAGGAGCCGCATGAGCCGGAACGCGCGATCGTCACCGTGGTCTCGTTCGTACCGATCGAACCACCGGGCGGCCTCCATCGCGAACGAAAGCGTCGCCTCGTGGGTGACTGCCATCTCGACGAGATCACGTTGTAACAGCGGGAACTCCCCGATCGGCTGTCCGAACGCTTCCCTGTTTGCGGCGTGGATCTTGCTCTCCAGTAAGAGCCGGCCGATGATCCCGACCGCGCCCACGGAGTTCGTGACGCGCTCCCAGTTCAGCATCGTCGTCATGTACTTGAACCCCCGCTCGGGCTCCCCGACGAGATAGCCGGTCGTCCCGTCGAACTCCACCTCGCCCGTGGGGACGCTCTCGGTTCCCAGCTTGTCCTTGAGCCGGCGATATATCTGGGGGTTCAACTCGCCGCTCGGGAGTTCGTGAGGAACCAGAAACAGCGACAGCCCCTTCGTTCCCTCCGGGGCGCCCGGGCGCCGACCGAGCGCCAGCGTTCCCTGGGCGTCGATGTTCGAACAGAACCACTTCTCTCCGGTGAGTTCGTACGTCCGTGTCTCGATCGGGTCCTCGGGGGCGATCACTCCGCCGTCGCCGTGGACTCCCCTCCCTTCCTCGTCGGTCGCGGCCGTCCCCTCGTCGTCCCGTCCGGTGGCTTCCTCCGTTGCGGAACTCGTTGCTTCGCGGGGGACGCCCACGGGTTCTGCGGTCGTCTCGGCGGCCCCGACGTCGCTTCCACCTTGCTCTTCAGTCAGGAACATTCCCCCCTCGATGACGTCGTCGTACTCCCGGGCGGTGAGCCCCTCGAAGTACTCCTCGTAGTGGTTCCCGTGATCGTGGTTCCGGAGCACAAGCGCCGCCCCGACGGTCATGGACTGCGAACACACAAGTCCGGTGTCGGCATACGACAACAGCAACTGCATCGTCAGCGTGTGGACCAGTCCCAGTGGTTCCTCCCGCCCCGGCGGCGGTTCGAACGCGTCGGCGAGGATCCCGCGTTCGTAGATCAACTCCTCGTTCTCGAACTGCTTCGGGTAATACCGAACCTCGTTCAGCAGGTCGCCGTGTCTGTCGTAGGTCCGGAGTTCGGGTCCGTGTTCGTCGATCAGATCTGCGTTGTCCGCGATCGTGTGCCCGACCACGCCGCCGAACTCCTCGAGGCGTTCGGCTGCCCACTCGAACTCCTCGTCGGGATACACCCGCCCTGCCGCCGCCTGCAACGCCGGGTTCAGTCGCCAGTAGTTGACGTCCTTTCCCTCCTCGTACTCGCCGTACTCGAACGGTGGACCATCCATGTGTTACAATAACAACACACACGATCGTGATGAATATTGGTGAATTCGTGTAGGGTTCTTCCGTGTTTATTCGTGATTCAACCTGCGTTTCTCGAACACGCGGCGCCCTGCATGGATTCCACCAGCTACGACAGTCTCAGTAGCTATCAGTATAGGCGAACTCAAGGAGGTCGGCCGTAGAGAAGTCGTCCTGTCCAGTGGTCGGCCCGGGAAGCGTCGGCGTCCATCCGGGCTGGACGCTCAGGAACGACCCCGGATCTTCCTCGATTAGGCCGACGAATGTTTCGGCGACGATGCGGCTCCCAACCGGTCCGAGGTGATCCCCACCGCTTGCGATTTTGGCCTCGGCGAGCACTTAGACTATAATGGTTCCTCAGGTAGCGCAAGCGTTTTGTATGTCAACATAGTAGTGGGTATCAGGTGATTCGAAATGGGTAAGGATTCGGTCGAGGTGGCTTCCGGGGAAGAAATCACGCTGAAAGTCGATGATAGAGGAAGAGTCACGCTTCCAAAAGAGATTCGGGACCAACTCGGAATCGAGTCGAACGACGAGATTCCTGCACGGCTGATTGGCTCGGTTCTGGAGGTCAATCCCAAGCCGAGTTCGAAGCTCCAGACGGCAACAGCGGACCGCGATTCGTGGGAGAACACGACCCCGGCTGACGCTGGTGAAGGCCTCTTCGGACCGATGGAAAACAACGAATGACCAGGCAAGGAGACTCGCTTCCAACCGAGGTGACGGTCCTCACGGATGTCAACATCCTCGCCATTGCACTCACTGACGATCATCCAGCGTACGATGAGGTCTACCCGTGGATTGAAGATGCACTCGATGGGCCGAATGCGTTGCTCGTGTTTGACTACTACCCCCTTCGAGCACAGTATATTATGACGCAACAATTCGGTGTCGAACCGGTGGACGCCCGAAACGCCGTCCAGTCACTGGTTCAGAGCCCGGTTCGGATAATCAGTGCCACCGACACCACAGTGCTCGATGCATACGAGATCAGTGCCGAGAAAAACCACGACGTGTACGACGCATTTCTTCTCGCGCTTGCCCGGTCGTATGATGCTGACTATCTGCTCACCACTGATGCTGACTTCGAAGAACTCTGTGAAACGGAAGAGGTGACGTATCATAACCCGATTCCGGCAGAGAAACGCGACGTTCTGACCGTCACTGAGGGGTGACGAGTTTTCTGACATGAAGAAGGTTCATCTGGTGAGTCGGATCATTCGGAAATACGATCATAGGTGGTCGATTAAGAACGGGTTCAAGAAGATCAAACGTTTCCGTGTTCGGACAATCTCGATGAAGTACGAGTACCGGTTTTTCAATTTTTACATGCCTGTACGATGTACAACGCGTGGCGGTTGGTTGACCTTCTGGTAAAGGTAGAGATGCCTGAAAAGTGCTGTACGAGACGGAGGAGCGTATGCGCAGGCCGGGAGTCCCGCGAGGGATGCGAGGTCGAACGAAGTGAGACCTCGAAACGTGAACGGCGACCGGAGGGAGCCGTGAACGAAGTGAACGAGTGGGACTACGGGCGGCGCACGAACGGAGCGAGCGGGAAGCCGCGAGCAGGGCGAGGTCGAGCGCAGCGAGACCTCGAAAGGCGAACGGCGACCGAAGGGAGCCGTGAGCCGAGTGAGTGCGCCGGCCGGGATTTGAACCCGGGCCATGAGCTTGGAAGGCTCAGGTCCTACCACTAGACCACCGGCGCTCACGTACAACCAGCCGGTCGCGGTTTAAGGGTGTTACTCTTTCCGGCGCCCGCCACGACGCCGTCCGTCATCCCCGGGGGTCGTACTTATACGTCGCCTCGTCGGGATCGATGCCGAAGTCCTCCGGCGTCTCTTCGGGACCCGCATCTTCGGCGTCGCGCTCTGCTGCCGACTTGAACCGCTCGCGGAGCCGGTCGGGCATCTCGAACCCGTCGACGTCGATCCGCAGCGGCTGAATCTCGTCGCTCACCGTCTCGCGCTTTTCAGTGATTCGCTCGGCGATCGGCGCCGGCAGCTCCTCGGGATCCGCGAACTCGAAGCCGAACTGGACGAGGTACTCCGGCTGATCAGTGAGCGAGTACACCTCCCCGAACCCCTCGTCGCCCGCTTTCTGGAGGAGTCGCTCGATCACGTGGGCGCCGACACCCTGGTCGCGCCAGCCGTCGAGCACGCCGATCCCCGTGATCTCGCAGGCGTCGGGATCCTTGTGGATCCGTATCCGGCCGAACCCCGCCCGGGTGTTCGACTCCTCGTCGACCGCGATGACGTAATCGCGCGACCGAAACGCGGCGTCGTCCAGGCCCATCGCCTCGATGTGGTCCAGAAGCCAGACCTCCTCCCGGTTTCGCGCATCGCGGACGTACATGGTACATCTAACTCCCCCACGGGAGAAATCGTTTGTGGGGAATCGGGCCGTCGGTTGCACTCGACTGCGGGTTACTCAAGTACGCCCCTGGCGATGATCTCCTTTTGAATCTCCGTGGTTCCCTCGTATATTTCGGTGATCTTGGCGTCCCGATACAGGCGCTCGACGTCGAACTCCGTGGTGTAGCCGTAGCCGCCGTGGATCTGGACCGCCTCGTTCGTGACCGCCATCGCGGTCTCGCTTGCGTGGTACTTCGCCATCGAGGCGGCGACGCGGTTGTCCTCGCCGGCGTTCGCCTGCCGGGCCGCCTCCCGGACCAGCAGCCGCGAGGCAGCGATCCGGGTCGCCATCTCGGCGAACTTGTGCTGGATCGCCTGGATGTCCGCGATCGGCCCGCCGAACTGCTCGCGCTCGCCGGCGTACTCGCGGGCCTCGTCGAACGCCGCCTGCGCCAGCCCAACCGACTGGGCGGCGATGCCGATCCGACCGCCAGTGAGGATCCGGAACGCCGCCGAGAGCCCCTTCCCCTCTTCAGTGAGCCGGTTCTCGGCCGGGATCCGCGCCCCGTCGAACCCCAGCGACGTCGTGTCCGAGGCGCGCAAGCCGAGTTTCTCCTCCTTCTTCCCGACGGTCACCCCCGGCGTGTCGCCAGGAACCAGGAACTGCGTGACGCTTCCGGGATCGTCGGGGTCGGTCTTCGCGAAGACGACGTACACACCCGCGCGCTGGCCGTTGGTGATCCACATCTTCTCGCCGTCGAGGACGTACTCGTCTCCGTCCCAGCGCGCGACCGTCGACATCTCGGCGGGGTTGGAGCCGGCGTGGGGCTCCGAGAGCGCGAACGCCCCGACCGGCCGGCCGTCGACCATCTCCGGGAGCCACCGCTCGCGCTGCGCCTCCGAGCCGAACGTCGCGATACAGGAAGTCGCCAGACAGTGGACCGAAAGCGCAGTCGCGACCGCCAGCTGCCCGTAGGCCACACCCTCGTTGACGACGCTGTAGGTGACGCGACCGGCGTCGAACCCGCCGTACTCCTCGGGAACCGTCAACCCGGTGAGATCCAGCTCGGCGAGCCCGTCCCAGACGTCCTCGGGGAACGTCTCCGTCGCGTCCGCCTCCCGGGCGCCCGGCCGGATCTCCTCGGTCGCGAACTCGTAGACGAGATCCCGGATCGCCCGCTGTTCGTCGGTGAGCGCCGAGTCGCTGGGTGGCAGTGACATGGGCACCGTTTCGCTCCGGCGAAGAAAAAGCCCACTCCCCGAAAGTGCGGTCCGGTCCCGGGTCACTTACCGCGCAGCCAGGCGAGCACCTCCTCGGGATCGGCGCCGAGCCCGCCCCCCTGGGCGAACGTCGGGCCGCCACCCCCGCCTCCGCCGAACTGGTCGGTGATCTCCTCGACGACTTCGCCCGCCGCGGGCTCGCCGCCGGTGGCGACCACGACGAACGGCGCGTCGCCGTCGCCGACGACCGCCGCGACGTCCGGACCGTCGTCCTCGCTGGCGATCTGCGACTGGAGCCGATCGCCGACCTCGTTCGGGCCGAACCCCTCGACTGCACCGACCTGCCACCGGGCGCCGTCCCTGTCGACCGTCTCGAGCGACGAGAGCCGGGCTTCGAGCACCTCCCCTTTCAGCGACTCGAGTTCCTCCGAGAGCGCGTCGTTCTCCTCGGCGAGACGGGCGACCGCCTCGGGGAGCTCCTCGATCCCGACGTCGACCTCCCGGGCGGCCGACAGCGCCGCGCGGTGGACCGTCGCGTCGCGCCGGATCCCGACCGGCCCGACCGCGAACTCGATCCGGGTGAGCCCCTCGCCGGGGTTCGACCGCGAGAGCACCTCCACCGGACCGATCTCTTCGGTGTTCGAAACGTGGGTTCCCCCGCAGGCGGCCGCGTCCCACGCCGAGCCGTCCAGTGCGAGCGCCTCTTTTGCCTCCTCGGTGTCGAGCTCGCCGAGGTTCCCCCGCGTGTCGCCGCCGACGGTGACGATCCGGACGGTGTCGGCGCCGGCCATGACACCCTCCTCGGTTTTGGTGTTGAACGCCACCGCCTCGTGATCGCGGGCGGTCTCGACGTCGACCTCACCCCACGAAACCGGATACGAGTCCCACACCGCACGGTTTGTCAACCGCTCGAGTTCGACGAGTGCGTCGTCGTCGACGTCGGAGGGCGTCGCGAAGTCGACCCGGACCTTCCGATCGTCGATGTCGAAGCCGCCGTACCCCAGGTCGTCGAACAGCCGCCGCCCGGCTCCGTACAGCACGTGACTCGCCGTGTGAGCCCGCATGCAGTACGTCCGGAACGTGTCGTCGACGATGCACTCGACTTCCTGGCCAGGCTCGAACTCGGACTCGAGACCGCCTTCCGGGGACGCGAGCCCGTGGTGGACCTCGCCATCGACGTCCCACACGTCCGCCACCGCGGTTCCGTCGATGAACCCTCGATCGGCGGGCTGGCCGCCGGAGGCGGCATAAAAGTACGTCTCGTCCAGCACGACCGCGTCGTCGGTGACGCGATCGACGGTTGCGGAGAACGTTCGAACCGACGGGTCGTCGGGTGCGCGTGAGCCGGTCATGTCCGCCGGAACGTGAGCCGGTTCGATAAAACTGTCCCACTGGCGGTACCTGCCGGAGCCTCGCGTCGGTCACGACGGAATCGCCGGGACGAAACGGCTACTCGTCGACCAGTTCCACGTCGAGGCGCTCTTCGACCGCGCGCACGACGGATCCGCCGACGTTCGCGCGGGCGGCCCGGCCCTGTTCGATCGCCAGCAGGTCGTCCTCGTCGACGTCCAACTCGGCGGCGAGTTCTTCGATGCGGAGCCCGGCGTCCTGTCTGGCACGTTCTGCGCGTTCCCCGTACTCGGAGACGAGATACGGCAGCCGGTCGCTCTCGTAATCGGTGCCTTCCTTTTCCCAGTGGCTCGAATCGCCCTTGCCAGCGTCGTACATTTTGGCCGCCTGCTGGGCCGCCCGCTTTTTCCGGCTGGGCTCGTCGTCGTCGCGGGTACTCTCCCGGTCCCGCTTCTTTTCGGACTGCGTTTGGTTGCTTCCGTGGGGCTCACAGTCGCGACAGACCAGAAGCTCCGCGCCGGCGACGTTGGCGGGCCGGAGATTCCCCGTCTCCCGCCCGCACAGCTCGCAGGCGTCGCCGTCGCCGCCGCCGCCACCCCCGCCCGTGGAATACTTGGCCATGTGTCCGGGTACGCGCCCGGCCTTTTAAAGCATGGGTCGCGGCCCAAAACCTTATCAATAACTCCTGGTTATTTACAGGTATGGAACTGCCGACGCCGCAGGACCTTCGCGAGCGGCGGACCGAACTCGAACTCACCCAGAGCGAACTCGCAGACGCCGCCGAGGTTTCACAGCCGCTCATCGCCCGGATCGAGGGCGGGGACGTCGACCCGCGGCTGTCGACGCTTCGACGGATCGTGGCCGCCCTCGACGAGGCGGAAGGCGACGTGGTTCGTGCAAACGACCTGATGCACGAGTCCGTGGTGAGCGTCGAACCCGACGACTCCGTAAGCGAAGCGGTCGACCTGATGGAGCGGGAAGCGTACTCCCAGTTGCCGGTGTTGCAAAACGGCGTGCCGGTCGGCTCGATCAGCCAGAGCGACGTGATCCACGCCGGCGAGAACGTCGGAAACGAACCCGTAAGCGAGATCATGAGCGAGTCGTTCCCGACGGTGTCACAGGACGTGACCGTCGACGAGATCCGGAACCTCCTGGATCACTACAAGGCGGTCGTCGTCACAGAGGGGGGCG
The Halalkaliarchaeum desulfuricum DNA segment above includes these coding regions:
- a CDS encoding cold-shock protein, translated to MANGKVDFFNDTGGYGFIATEDSDDDVFFHMEDVGGEDLTEGQEIEFDIEQAPKGPRATNVTRV
- a CDS encoding MgtC/SapB family protein; this translates as MSVLATPAQVFFGVPFEEPVVRIALAAALGLFLGLEREWSDKAAGIRTFSLTAILGAVFTVVAVDGGLGVLLPVVGGLLVIVVGALLSIEGLTNVESTGEDPLALTTAVSLMVAYGVGILVTLGFIIEGITVAVVSSALLVLKRELHGLAGNLSRRELRSTTEFAILAFVIYPLLPPGQMEFLGVPLEPRIAWLLVVSVAGIGIVNYALVRSYGGRGIAVTGFFGGLASSAAVVGAMLDHVRQQPEGIQYGVAGVLLANAAMALRNLALALVFTFGAAGPLLIDAVVPLGIIVVGSVLVAYVVADWSAEVEMELESPFSLKNALAFGSVFLFILAGSSVAEAQFGTSGLYASALISGLVSSAGVTTSAVLLFRGGTITTTETVVAILLATAASIVVKAALATGGPWAFARRVALWSGVTILVAGVGTVVIYAF
- a CDS encoding AI-2E family transporter, with the translated sequence MSRLEEASTSSEYGWLAFGLLLFALVGYVVVSFIGVVVFALFLYYATRPVYRRIVARTGHPNLAAALALVVLALPAILVVGYAIAIAIREIQELTAIPGVDLDAYPELGRFLEELDDPGAVVDRLGRELLEGDLAASLLEWLTSIADTALVLAVALIQLFVMVVLAFYLLRDDRKLTAWVLETFDDEERTLRAYLLAVDYDLRSIFFGNILNAFITGAIGAIVFSVLNAFAPAGVAIPAAALLGLIAGVASLIPVVGMKLVYVPVALYLGLRSVFMVGTETLWFVALFLVISFVFVDSIPDLILRPYVSGRSLHVGAVMLAYTLGPLLFGWYGLFLLPILLVLVVQFARIVLPTKLGEETPEPPPVDPYVVSVADVSREISGDTIGDADGDTDGDAAGDAATETPTDDDTANRETDDDQPDGETNDGKKRPEK
- a CDS encoding amphi-Trp domain-containing protein → MPEEVIFSTERRTERSEIATMLRSVADKLDAGEPVTLTAGDQSVTLEVPPRPTFEVKAERETGSGPAELSVEFELEWPEGAPETDESLSIE
- a CDS encoding helix-turn-helix domain-containing protein — translated: MVQSIIYRRPSRSDDYRNPKGADLGDVADEIGVSKSAVSQRLKALERKMMVELIDSCVEECRSRPASPQGDG
- a CDS encoding helix-turn-helix domain-containing protein: MSGVPSLTREESSPEVGEELTKMEDRRLRVELEIERGGPCTMDTVDGNIVDVDVRFDEGDCQCDIGVQKRTEDGEQTTTKYFSKDICDHCPGIVFTDHGCIPRYLRIGDGSFVMETYVPDTETVSSIVSDVRERCKRVTVRSITSTERLEYPQTCTIDVSSLTRKQREAIHRAKQAGYYDPDTKVPLEELATEIGISKSALSQRLQRAEANVIRQLSCECDCWE
- a CDS encoding PadR family transcriptional regulator, whose product is MYDLTGFQRDLLYVIAGLDEPHGLAIKEELENYYEKEIHHGRLYPNLDTLVDKGLVEKGQRDRRTNYYTLTRRGRREIEARQEWEEQYID